The Leadbettera azotonutricia ZAS-9 genome has a window encoding:
- a CDS encoding GNAT family N-acetyltransferase, translating to MDNIEYKKLENNEITQTKDLIMEYIKWLNMDLCFQNIDDELNNFPQKYKEPDGTFIIAKDNNLVVGCVGLRKIKNEICEIKRLFVKDKYKGKNIGKKLVEIIIEEGQNKGYKKMRLDTLNIMETAVAIYKKYGFYEIEPYTYNPEKGVIYLEKILW from the coding sequence ATGGATAATATTGAATATAAGAAATTAGAAAATAATGAAATAACACAAACAAAAGATTTAATAATGGAATATATAAAATGGTTGAATATGGATTTATGTTTTCAAAATATTGACGATGAATTAAATAATTTCCCGCAAAAATATAAAGAACCGGATGGAACTTTTATTATAGCAAAAGATAATAATTTAGTTGTAGGATGTGTTGGATTAAGGAAAATTAAAAATGAAATTTGTGAAATCAAGAGACTGTTTGTAAAAGATAAATATAAAGGGAAAAATATTGGGAAAAAATTAGTTGAAATAATAATAGAAGAAGGACAAAACAAAGGTTATAAAAAAATGAGACTTGACACTTTAAATATAATGGAAACAGCAGTTGCTATATATAAAAAATATGGATTTTATGAAATAGAACCATATACATATAATCCAGAAAAAGGTGTAATTTATTTAGAAAAAATATTATGGTAA
- a CDS encoding ABC transporter permease produces the protein MAKQKWYNDPKIAEDPVYWKPKTQIWFWAAVLALAAVLAVTVFIPSVEDVKEPRFYQAILAVFVAVLLFLYFYTLGRPDTRKKLFHKAQFILAGGLTLAIWELLTTKSAIFPLPYFPGFAGIFSVMYDDRFLLLRSTLYSMRLFFVGMITGTVLGLVTGILIGWNRQWDYWLSPIIKVTGIIPAVAWLPVALAILPSSFTTGIFLIFISSWFPVSSMMAAGIIATPKSFFDVAKTLGADNRFLLVRIAIPHAMPSMFTGIMTATAFSFTTLIVSEMVGAKAGLGYYINWAKGWGAYSKVYAAIIIIAVEFALILALIGAIRSSVLRWQRGILK, from the coding sequence GTGGCAAAGCAGAAATGGTATAACGATCCGAAGATAGCGGAGGATCCTGTCTACTGGAAACCAAAAACTCAAATCTGGTTCTGGGCAGCCGTTTTGGCTCTTGCCGCGGTGTTAGCAGTAACTGTGTTTATCCCCTCAGTGGAAGATGTCAAAGAACCCAGGTTCTACCAGGCAATTCTTGCCGTTTTTGTGGCAGTACTGCTGTTTTTATATTTCTATACTCTTGGAAGGCCGGATACCCGCAAGAAGCTGTTCCATAAGGCACAGTTTATTTTGGCTGGGGGCTTGACCCTGGCAATATGGGAACTGCTCACCACCAAAAGCGCTATTTTCCCTCTGCCCTATTTTCCAGGTTTTGCGGGAATTTTCAGCGTGATGTACGATGACCGCTTCCTATTGCTGCGGAGCACCCTCTATTCGATGCGCCTCTTTTTCGTGGGCATGATCACCGGCACTGTACTGGGGCTTGTCACAGGGATCCTCATCGGATGGAACCGCCAGTGGGATTATTGGCTGTCACCCATTATCAAGGTTACAGGCATCATTCCCGCAGTGGCATGGCTCCCTGTGGCCCTGGCAATACTGCCTAGCAGTTTTACTACCGGCATATTCTTGATTTTCATTTCATCCTGGTTTCCTGTTTCTTCCATGATGGCCGCAGGGATCATTGCAACGCCAAAATCATTTTTTGACGTAGCAAAAACCCTGGGTGCCGACAACCGGTTTCTCCTGGTCCGCATCGCCATACCCCATGCCATGCCCTCCATGTTTACGGGCATTATGACCGCTACCGCATTTTCCTTCACCACCCTGATTGTGTCGGAAATGGTGGGTGCCAAAGCAGGGCTGGGATACTACATCAACTGGGCAAAGGGCTGGGGTGCCTACTCAAAGGTATACGCTGCCATCATTATCATCGCTGTGGAATTTGCGCTCATCCTTGCGCTCATCGGTGCCATACGCAGTTCTGTGCTTCGCTGGCAAAGGGGGATTTTGAAATGA
- a CDS encoding IS256 family transposase, with protein MASTRKLKEKDLIDQILDQIDLKGMTQEEILGQEGLLKHLTGKLLSRVMNAEMDEHLGYEKNSNAGDNSGDSRNGYSEKTVLTENQSAVIQVPRDRNGTFEPKILAKHQRRLPIFNDQVISMYSFGMTDRDIKSHLEKIYNVEVSPELISRVTAAVMEEVKEWQNRQLEKSYAIVYLDALRVKTKQDGKSCTKSVYVALGVNFEGQKEVLGLWIAENEGAKFWMGVLNEIKNRGVEDILIACMDGLTGFPEAVRAVFPKTRIQLCIVHMVRNSTKFVSWKDLKKICADLKAIYSAATEEAGRDALEEFGKIWDAKYPMIYQSWDTHWDDLSEFFKYPPEIRKAIYTTNAIESLNYQLRKVTKNRSTFPNDDAIFKILYLAIRNASEKWTMPVRDWGMALNQFAIIFGNERVPF; from the coding sequence ATGGCCAGTACACGAAAACTGAAAGAGAAGGATCTGATCGACCAAATACTCGATCAGATAGACCTTAAAGGAATGACCCAGGAAGAAATCCTTGGACAGGAAGGATTATTAAAGCATCTGACAGGGAAGCTGCTAAGCCGTGTCATGAATGCTGAAATGGACGAGCATTTGGGGTATGAAAAGAATTCCAACGCCGGGGACAATTCGGGGGACAGCCGAAACGGGTACAGTGAAAAGACAGTCCTGACAGAGAATCAGAGTGCAGTGATACAGGTACCACGGGACCGCAATGGAACGTTCGAACCCAAGATACTGGCGAAACACCAAAGACGGCTCCCTATATTTAACGACCAGGTTATTTCGATGTATTCCTTTGGGATGACCGACCGGGATATTAAATCACACCTGGAAAAAATATATAACGTGGAAGTCTCCCCTGAATTGATAAGCCGTGTCACTGCAGCGGTGATGGAAGAAGTGAAGGAGTGGCAGAATCGGCAGCTGGAAAAATCTTATGCCATCGTGTATTTGGACGCCCTGAGGGTCAAGACCAAACAGGACGGGAAAAGCTGTACCAAGAGCGTCTATGTGGCTCTGGGAGTGAATTTCGAGGGTCAGAAGGAGGTATTGGGCCTTTGGATAGCGGAGAACGAAGGGGCTAAGTTCTGGATGGGCGTCCTGAACGAAATAAAGAACCGGGGAGTGGAAGACATACTCATCGCTTGCATGGACGGCCTTACCGGTTTCCCCGAAGCGGTTCGGGCAGTATTTCCCAAGACCCGTATCCAATTGTGCATTGTCCACATGGTGCGTAATTCCACCAAGTTTGTTTCCTGGAAAGACCTGAAAAAAATCTGTGCCGATCTTAAGGCCATATATTCGGCAGCCACCGAGGAAGCCGGCCGTGACGCACTGGAAGAATTCGGCAAGATATGGGATGCCAAGTACCCGATGATATACCAGTCCTGGGATACCCACTGGGATGACTTAAGCGAGTTCTTTAAATACCCGCCTGAAATCCGCAAGGCAATTTACACGACAAATGCAATTGAGTCATTAAATTACCAGCTGCGAAAAGTCACAAAAAACCGCTCGACATTTCCGAACGATGATGCTATATTTAAGATATTGTATTTGGCAATTAGGAATGCGTCAGAGAAATGGACAATGCCGGTACGGGATTGGGGGATGGCGCTCAACCAATTCGCTATTATTTTTGGCAATGAACGGGTTCCGTTCTAA
- a CDS encoding ABC transporter ATP-binding protein — MSGNVFIDIKKVNRVYRDTNGNPLYALKDIDLEIAKGEFVSIVGPSGCGKTTLLRLIAGLDRPQSGSLAIEGQEITRPSHEQGYVFQQSTLFPWASVHDNVAMGLKARGIYKGREDQVKNYIDMIGLTGFEKSYPHEISGGMAQRVAIIRALINEPKVLLLDEPLGALDAFKRIELQALLLDVWTKTNTTMVMVTHDVDEAISLSTRIVIMTPRPGQITDIFDVNLGERDRNNDDFIELRKKILEVLHIAISQPQVEYNL; from the coding sequence ATGAGCGGAAATGTTTTTATCGATATAAAGAAGGTCAACCGGGTATACCGGGATACAAACGGGAACCCCCTGTATGCACTGAAGGACATTGACCTCGAGATCGCCAAAGGCGAATTTGTTTCCATAGTAGGCCCGTCAGGCTGTGGAAAGACTACCCTGCTCAGGCTCATCGCCGGGCTTGATCGCCCGCAGTCGGGGAGCCTTGCCATTGAAGGCCAGGAAATTACCAGGCCCAGCCATGAGCAAGGCTATGTGTTTCAGCAGTCCACCCTGTTCCCTTGGGCTTCGGTCCACGACAATGTGGCTATGGGGCTTAAGGCTCGGGGCATATACAAAGGCCGGGAGGACCAGGTAAAAAATTACATTGACATGATTGGCCTTACGGGTTTTGAAAAATCCTATCCCCATGAAATCTCCGGCGGCATGGCCCAGCGGGTAGCCATAATCCGGGCCTTGATAAACGAACCCAAAGTACTGCTCCTGGACGAACCACTGGGAGCCCTGGATGCCTTTAAACGCATAGAACTCCAGGCCCTGCTTCTCGATGTATGGACAAAAACCAATACTACCATGGTTATGGTTACCCACGATGTGGATGAAGCCATATCCTTAAGTACCCGCATTGTAATCATGACCCCCCGTCCGGGCCAAATCACCGATATATTTGACGTGAACCTGGGGGAACGGGATCGGAACAACGACGATTTTATAGAGCTGCGCAAGAAAATCCTGGAAGTGCTGCACATAGCAATCTCTCAGCCTCAGGTGGAGTATAACCTCTAA
- a CDS encoding ABC transporter substrate-binding protein has product MKRVFAVLAGALLFSSVVFAGGKKDSQFPYGSFDIGYSGSTCGSPTSIAKLKGFFAEEGVNITLVSGSTFEAERAALAAGKTIIENGDFQYFPGVYNGLDVKLIGGLHEGCIKILVPVDSPIRNLQDLKGKTIAVDEIGGTPMSVASVAAGSVGINPQTEITWIPYPNDQIVQSVEKGEVDVAALWDPFATTLQNTGKYRVLVDISEHPLFAGRACCFLFASGKVVRENPGAVAAALRGYHKAVAWIGANPGEAAQLLISNKSVATEDTALVTGLLGHYHYDQHSGSAANARAKDDAFYFAQKLTEIGYLPADLNVQKFVDDIYVDIFALEAAAKKK; this is encoded by the coding sequence ATGAAACGTGTATTTGCGGTATTGGCGGGGGCTCTGCTGTTCTCGTCAGTAGTATTCGCCGGCGGGAAGAAGGACAGCCAATTTCCCTATGGATCATTTGACATCGGCTATTCGGGGTCTACCTGCGGATCTCCCACATCCATAGCCAAGCTGAAGGGTTTCTTTGCTGAAGAAGGGGTCAATATCACCCTGGTAAGCGGCAGCACCTTTGAAGCTGAACGCGCGGCCCTGGCAGCGGGAAAGACCATCATCGAAAATGGGGATTTCCAATATTTCCCCGGTGTATACAATGGGCTTGACGTAAAGCTCATCGGCGGCCTCCACGAAGGTTGCATAAAAATCCTGGTACCCGTGGATTCCCCCATTAGGAACTTGCAGGATCTGAAGGGAAAAACCATCGCGGTTGATGAAATCGGCGGAACCCCAATGTCGGTGGCCTCTGTTGCCGCAGGGAGCGTGGGGATAAACCCCCAGACCGAAATCACCTGGATTCCCTATCCCAACGACCAGATCGTCCAGTCCGTGGAAAAGGGTGAGGTTGATGTGGCTGCCCTTTGGGATCCCTTTGCGACGACTCTGCAAAATACCGGGAAATACCGGGTCCTGGTTGATATCAGCGAGCACCCTCTGTTCGCAGGGAGAGCTTGCTGCTTCCTCTTTGCTTCCGGCAAAGTGGTGCGGGAAAATCCCGGCGCCGTGGCTGCGGCGCTCCGTGGCTACCACAAGGCTGTTGCCTGGATAGGCGCAAATCCCGGTGAAGCCGCGCAGCTTCTTATCAGCAATAAATCCGTGGCTACAGAAGACACTGCCCTGGTAACCGGCCTGCTTGGCCACTACCATTACGACCAGCACTCCGGTTCGGCAGCCAATGCGCGGGCCAAGGATGACGCATTCTACTTTGCCCAGAAATTAACCGAGATTGGTTATTTGCCTGCGGATCTGAATGTGCAGAAATTTGTTGATGATATATACGTTGATATCTTTGCCCTGGAAGCAGCGGCGAAGAAGAAGTAA
- a CDS encoding nitrogenase component 1: MTTVNLKAASVPVRETRLGSITGFTGTAEELVGQARKGCLKEKNRSFSQCLGCSTSNAACTLILIQDAAVISHGPVGCAGCLHEYAFTYRVNGVHRNVFEPTERRIFSTNMDERDTVYGGVQKLEDAIHEVHRRVHPKAIFVITTCASGIIGDDVETTANEAEDELGIPVVAVFCEGFRSKIWTSGFDAGYHGIARKLIKKAEKKQEDLINIVNFWGADFIGGWFKRLGLRANYLTPFATVEQIAASSEAVATMQVCATLGSYLGASLEQEFGVPEIKVSPPYGIVQTQRWFRELGRLTNRAEAVEVFLREEEEKWLPEIETLREKLKGKTAYVTAGASHGHSLLALLRELGMKPQGAAIFHHDPLYDNGEVAADTLQNVVNDYGDIKHYNVCNKQEFELVNVLNRLRPDILLARHGGMTLWGAKFGIPSLLIGDEHFGMGYQGLVQYGKRILDTMENDEFVKNFEKHAVNPYTKWWLEQDAYTFLEK; the protein is encoded by the coding sequence ATGACCACAGTTAATTTAAAAGCAGCTTCGGTACCGGTCCGTGAAACCCGGCTTGGTTCCATCACCGGCTTTACAGGGACTGCAGAGGAATTGGTAGGCCAGGCCCGGAAGGGCTGTTTAAAAGAAAAGAACCGCTCCTTCAGCCAATGCCTGGGCTGCTCCACCTCCAATGCCGCCTGTACCCTCATCCTGATCCAGGATGCCGCAGTGATAAGCCATGGCCCTGTGGGCTGCGCAGGCTGCCTCCACGAATACGCCTTTACCTACAGGGTAAACGGTGTGCACCGGAATGTCTTTGAACCCACGGAGCGGCGCATCTTTAGTACTAATATGGATGAACGGGACACGGTTTACGGAGGCGTGCAAAAACTGGAAGACGCCATCCATGAAGTGCACCGGCGGGTACATCCCAAGGCCATCTTTGTCATTACCACCTGTGCGTCAGGGATCATCGGCGACGATGTGGAGACCACCGCCAACGAAGCGGAAGATGAACTCGGCATCCCCGTAGTGGCGGTATTCTGCGAGGGCTTCCGTTCCAAGATTTGGACCAGCGGCTTTGACGCGGGTTACCACGGGATTGCCCGGAAGCTCATCAAAAAAGCTGAAAAGAAACAGGAAGACCTGATCAACATAGTCAACTTCTGGGGGGCGGACTTTATCGGCGGATGGTTTAAGCGGCTCGGCCTGCGCGCCAACTACCTTACCCCCTTTGCCACGGTGGAACAGATCGCCGCATCCTCGGAGGCGGTGGCGACCATGCAGGTCTGCGCAACCCTGGGCTCTTACCTTGGGGCCAGCCTGGAACAGGAATTCGGCGTACCTGAAATAAAAGTGTCCCCGCCCTACGGCATAGTTCAGACCCAGCGTTGGTTTAGGGAACTGGGCCGCCTCACCAACAGGGCCGAGGCGGTAGAAGTTTTTCTGCGGGAAGAAGAAGAAAAGTGGCTGCCTGAAATAGAAACACTGCGCGAAAAACTCAAGGGAAAAACCGCCTATGTTACTGCGGGCGCCTCTCACGGCCATTCCCTTTTGGCACTGCTCCGTGAATTGGGCATGAAGCCCCAGGGCGCGGCTATTTTCCACCATGACCCCCTCTACGATAACGGGGAAGTGGCCGCAGACACCCTGCAGAATGTGGTGAACGACTACGGTGATATAAAGCATTACAATGTCTGCAACAAGCAGGAATTTGAACTGGTGAATGTCCTCAACCGTCTGCGTCCCGATATACTTCTGGCCCGCCACGGGGGCATGACCCTCTGGGGCGCCAAGTTCGGCATCCCTTCGCTCTTAATTGGGGATGAACATTTTGGCATGGGATACCAGGGTCTGGTCCAGTACGGCAAGCGTATTCTGGACACTATGGAAAACGACGAGTTTGTAAAGAACTTTGAAAAACACGCGGTCAATCCCTACACCAAATGGTGGCTTGAGCAGGATGCCTACACCTTTTTGGAGAAATAA
- a CDS encoding M48 family metallopeptidase: MAQGLTLGNIFIEVEYRRMKNMRITVYPPDGRVLAAVPLNTSAELIRGFVVSKLPWIEKHREKFRSNSKAAGSLKEGEKVYVWGKALDLEIVEKPGNPKITISDGCIKMKVRPGATTAKKQELLDKWYRNAVKEAAPLIIKKWEPLLKVEVLGLYVRKMKSHWGSCNSERQTLRLNSELAKKSPECFEYVILHEMIHIIEVGHNKRFYSYLNKFMPVWKTIRKKMNSGEL; this comes from the coding sequence TTGGCACAAGGTCTTACGCTGGGGAACATTTTTATAGAAGTAGAATACAGGCGCATGAAGAATATGCGCATCACTGTCTATCCGCCCGACGGCAGGGTGCTTGCAGCAGTCCCCCTCAATACGTCCGCTGAACTGATACGCGGTTTCGTGGTTTCCAAGCTTCCCTGGATAGAAAAGCACAGGGAAAAATTCCGCAGCAATTCAAAGGCTGCAGGCTCCCTTAAAGAAGGCGAAAAAGTCTATGTTTGGGGCAAAGCCCTTGATCTTGAAATCGTTGAAAAGCCGGGGAACCCGAAAATCACTATAAGCGATGGGTGCATAAAAATGAAAGTGCGACCAGGCGCCACCACCGCAAAGAAACAGGAACTTCTGGACAAATGGTACCGCAATGCCGTGAAAGAAGCCGCCCCTTTAATCATCAAAAAATGGGAACCTCTTCTTAAGGTTGAAGTGCTGGGGCTTTATGTCCGGAAGATGAAATCCCATTGGGGGAGCTGCAACAGCGAGAGGCAAACCCTGCGGCTCAATTCGGAGCTTGCCAAAAAAAGCCCCGAATGTTTTGAATATGTCATACTCCACGAAATGATCCACATCATCGAAGTTGGGCACAACAAGCGTTTCTACAGTTACCTCAACAAATTCATGCCTGTCTGGAAAACCATACGAAAGAAGATGAATTCCGGAGAATTGTAA
- a CDS encoding O-acetylhomoserine aminocarboxypropyltransferase/cysteine synthase family protein, producing the protein MPDTNYHFDTLKIRAAYDPAQHSQAVSPPIYQTASYEFRDTKNADGLFALTEAGFLYSRVNNPTVDVLERRVAALGGGSGAIALGSGMAAISYTILTLAEKGGRILTSPYLYGGSSDAFRRIFPNFNIHFDHSPNIDDVTALEKDIKPDTKAIFVESVSNPTGAVADLEALANLAHKHGIPLVVDNTFATPYLLNPIKYGADIVVYSATKALNGHGNVIAGLIVESGRFPWDNGKFPQLEHTEYVLRDRATGRERNFLEAAPDAPFVTRVRLTYLNYFGAALGPFDAYLALIGIETLSERLDKQVSNAKKIVAWLEKNPHAAWVKYAGIPSNPYYKLAQKYLPRGVPGIFSFGFNGTVEQSEAFLDAIELWSYHVNVGDARSLIVNSPKTTHGELTPEELKAADIEPNLIRLSLGLEDAEDLIADLDQAFKKVFGE; encoded by the coding sequence ATGCCGGATACGAATTATCATTTCGATACCTTAAAAATACGGGCGGCCTACGATCCCGCCCAGCACAGTCAGGCGGTTTCGCCGCCTATTTACCAGACTGCATCCTACGAATTTCGGGACACAAAAAACGCTGATGGGCTTTTTGCATTGACCGAGGCGGGTTTTCTTTACAGCCGGGTAAACAACCCCACGGTGGATGTGCTGGAACGGCGGGTTGCGGCCCTGGGCGGGGGCAGCGGGGCCATTGCCCTGGGTTCCGGCATGGCGGCCATATCCTACACCATCCTTACCCTGGCGGAAAAGGGCGGCCGTATCCTGACCAGCCCCTACCTCTACGGCGGCAGTTCCGACGCCTTTAGGAGGATCTTCCCCAATTTCAACATTCATTTCGATCATTCTCCCAATATCGATGATGTTACGGCGCTGGAAAAGGATATCAAACCCGATACCAAGGCCATCTTCGTGGAATCCGTGAGCAATCCCACCGGCGCGGTGGCGGATCTTGAGGCCCTGGCCAATCTGGCCCATAAGCACGGCATCCCCCTGGTGGTGGACAATACTTTTGCCACCCCCTATCTCCTCAACCCCATCAAGTACGGCGCCGACATTGTGGTCTATTCCGCCACCAAGGCCCTGAACGGCCACGGCAATGTGATTGCCGGTTTAATAGTAGAATCCGGCCGTTTCCCCTGGGATAACGGGAAGTTCCCCCAGTTGGAGCACACCGAGTATGTACTGCGGGATCGCGCCACAGGAAGGGAACGGAATTTTCTGGAAGCCGCTCCTGACGCGCCCTTTGTAACCCGTGTCCGCCTGACCTATCTTAACTACTTCGGCGCTGCCCTGGGGCCCTTTGACGCCTACCTTGCCCTGATCGGCATCGAGACCCTTTCGGAGCGCCTGGATAAACAAGTTTCCAATGCAAAGAAGATTGTAGCCTGGCTGGAAAAAAACCCCCATGCGGCCTGGGTAAAATATGCGGGTATTCCCTCCAATCCCTATTATAAGCTGGCCCAAAAATATCTCCCCAGGGGAGTGCCAGGGATTTTCTCCTTCGGCTTTAACGGTACCGTGGAACAAAGCGAAGCCTTCCTTGACGCCATAGAACTGTGGAGCTACCATGTCAACGTTGGGGATGCCCGTTCGCTCATCGTGAATTCACCCAAGACCACCCATGGTGAGCTTACACCTGAGGAACTCAAGGCTGCTGATATTGAGCCTAATCTGATCCGTCTTTCCCTTGGCCTGGAAGACGCCGAAGATCTTATAGCGGATTTGGATCAGGCCTTCAAAAAAGTCTTTGGAGAATAA
- a CDS encoding winged helix-turn-helix transcriptional regulator: METTLMLVGDRWKMLIVRDLLTGTKRFGVLKKSLTGISQKVLTDHLRIMEENGLIHREVYAEVPPRVEYSLTDLGLSLKPIHDAMWKWGEEYKKKLANEEN, encoded by the coding sequence GTGGAAACGACTTTAATGCTCGTAGGCGACCGTTGGAAAATGCTCATTGTCCGTGATTTGCTAACTGGCACAAAACGTTTTGGGGTTCTTAAAAAATCCCTTACAGGAATATCTCAAAAAGTGTTGACAGATCATCTTCGCATTATGGAGGAAAATGGTTTAATTCACAGGGAAGTATATGCGGAAGTCCCGCCGAGGGTTGAGTATTCTTTAACAGACTTAGGTCTTAGTTTAAAACCTATCCACGATGCTATGTGGAAATGGGGTGAAGAATATAAGAAAAAATTGGCCAATGAAGAAAATTAA
- a CDS encoding nitrogenase component 1 → MSGLIEQQRFMCSIGAMQSVVAIPRALPILHSGPGCGTMVAGFFERSTGYSGGYTAPCTNFSETEVIFGGVQKLENLIRHSYKVLDSDLQVVLTGCTASIVGDDVGQVVRQFVDEGKPIVYADTPGFKYTNYEAHSVIVNAIIDQYTDRFNEERKLKASLEPRDAKLVNLFASIPYQDPFWKGNLSEYKRLIEGIGLKVQILFGPHAQGVAEWQNIPQANFNVLISPWYGQDIVKHLEEKYDQPYFQFPYIPIGGNETTRFLRELALYANEHGAELDSGAVESFIKKEEETFYEEIDNLATFLLEFRYGLPGYVHILHDASYVLGMAKFLLHETGIVPKELFITDKTPEEYQQNILDISAGISDKKKIPLYFQPDAGLAQATILAANHEGRGLIIGSGWDKDVARKKNCDFLSASLPSPYRLVMTTGYAGYRGGLRLIEDIYNQALSTYR, encoded by the coding sequence ATGTCCGGATTAATTGAACAACAGCGCTTCATGTGTTCCATAGGGGCCATGCAGTCCGTGGTGGCTATACCCAGGGCTCTCCCCATTCTGCATTCCGGGCCGGGCTGCGGAACCATGGTGGCAGGATTTTTCGAACGATCCACCGGCTATTCCGGGGGATACACCGCCCCCTGCACAAACTTTTCCGAAACCGAAGTGATCTTCGGCGGGGTGCAGAAGCTGGAAAATCTTATCCGCCACTCCTACAAGGTATTGGACAGCGATTTACAGGTAGTACTCACAGGCTGTACCGCCTCCATTGTGGGTGATGATGTCGGGCAGGTGGTCAGGCAGTTTGTTGATGAGGGGAAGCCCATCGTATACGCCGATACCCCGGGCTTTAAATACACCAACTATGAGGCGCACAGTGTTATTGTCAATGCCATCATCGATCAATACACAGACCGCTTCAACGAAGAGCGAAAACTAAAGGCTTCCTTGGAGCCCAGGGACGCAAAACTGGTAAACCTCTTTGCTTCAATCCCCTATCAGGACCCCTTCTGGAAGGGAAATTTATCGGAGTATAAACGGCTTATCGAGGGTATCGGCCTTAAGGTACAGATACTGTTCGGCCCCCATGCCCAAGGTGTCGCGGAATGGCAAAACATACCGCAGGCGAATTTCAATGTATTGATTTCCCCCTGGTATGGCCAGGACATTGTGAAGCATTTAGAGGAAAAGTACGATCAACCCTATTTTCAATTCCCCTATATACCCATAGGCGGAAACGAGACGACCCGCTTTTTGCGGGAACTTGCGCTCTATGCAAATGAGCACGGAGCGGAACTTGATTCCGGGGCAGTAGAGTCCTTCATCAAAAAAGAAGAGGAAACCTTCTACGAAGAAATTGATAACCTGGCGACCTTCCTCCTGGAATTCCGCTACGGCCTGCCGGGCTATGTGCATATACTCCACGACGCGTCCTACGTTTTGGGCATGGCAAAGTTTCTCCTCCACGAAACAGGCATAGTCCCCAAAGAACTGTTCATCACCGACAAAACCCCCGAAGAGTATCAGCAGAACATTTTGGATATCAGCGCAGGCATTTCCGACAAGAAAAAAATCCCCCTGTACTTTCAACCGGATGCAGGGCTTGCCCAAGCAACCATACTCGCGGCGAACCACGAAGGCCGGGGCCTCATAATCGGCAGCGGCTGGGACAAAGATGTCGCCCGGAAAAAGAACTGCGATTTCCTCTCTGCCTCCCTGCCTTCCCCCTACCGTCTGGTGATGACCACAGGCTATGCAGGTTATCGCGGGGGATTACGGCTTATCGAGGATATTTACAACCAGGCCCTGAGCACTTACCGGTAA
- a CDS encoding DUF2325 domain-containing protein has protein sequence MNIVIIGGNECMGCRYKRICKEYRCKAKIFTNYEGHFSDRIGNPDLIVLFTNLVSHSMALAAKSKAAQNHIPLVQSHCGSCDALKNILKNL, from the coding sequence ATGAACATAGTAATAATTGGCGGAAACGAGTGCATGGGATGCCGGTACAAGCGTATCTGTAAGGAATATCGCTGCAAAGCAAAAATTTTCACAAATTATGAAGGACATTTTTCTGATCGTATTGGAAATCCTGACTTAATTGTCCTTTTTACAAATTTGGTTTCCCATTCCATGGCGCTGGCGGCTAAAAGCAAGGCAGCCCAGAACCATATCCCTCTTGTGCAGTCCCACTGCGGGAGTTGCGATGCGCTGAAGAATATTCTGAAAAACTTATAA